A window of the Hordeum vulgare subsp. vulgare chromosome 5H, MorexV3_pseudomolecules_assembly, whole genome shotgun sequence genome harbors these coding sequences:
- the LOC123395370 gene encoding RING-H2 finger protein ATL65: MRAHRPPPGGSPAPSPSPYQSPMPSPTAAFQGGLISSPPSPSAVASPGPAPVPAPAPEPDAVLAYAGARRGVGGISPPLIAMLAVVGAALLVVLYARLARRVVRAVRRRWRGWRRRRRLLMLPVGSPANDSFASFTTYDNFYHTFSPYGLDDAAIKSLPSAQFLKAEAARASAGARDCAVCLLEFGDGDELRALPLCAHAFHADCIDVWLRAHASCPLCRAAVALPPPVSSPLRSARRVRPSLDDLLFFHPVPPPPQNDAGALPEITPASPDELNPRDFLLKRSYSFGFERNLATEAASTASPSWRYRLGGGGGDGASGRGRSFWSKRWPSPFGGVGGSAAAAARVFSFRSATGKSSPFARRRAGAAPAAGGFFMSLSSEPPSIAAARRSNRPSSRLRCGDPEALLSPDRLSR, encoded by the coding sequence ATGCGCGCGCACCGCCCGCCGCCGGGCGGTTCGCCGGCGCCCTCTCCGTCCCCGTACCAGTCGCCAATGCCGTCCCCGACAGCGGCATTTCAGGGCGGGCTCATCAGCTCCCCGCCTTCTCCCTCTGCGGTGGCGTCGCCGGGACCGGCGCCCGTGCctgcgccggcgccggagcctgaTGCGGTGCTCGCGTACGCGGGCGCGCGGCGAGGCGTGGGTGGCATCAGCCCGCCGCTCATCGCGATGCTGGCGGTGGTGGGGGCGGCGCTGCTGGTGGTGCTCTACGCGCGGCTGGCCAGGCGCGTGGTCCGGGCCGTCCGTCGGCGGTGGCGtgggtggaggcggcggcggcggctgctgatgCTCCCGGTCGGCTCCCCGGCGAACGACTCCTTCGCGTCCTTCACCACCTACGACAACTTCTACCACACCTTCTCGCCCTACGGCCTGGACGACGCGGCCATCAAGTCGCTGCCCTCGGCGCAGTTCCTCAAGGCGGAGGCCGCCCGCGCGAGCGCCGGCGCGCGCGACTGCGCCGTGTGCCTGCTGGAgttcggcgacggcgacgagctcCGCGCGCTGCCGCTGTGCGCGCACGCATTCCACGCCGACTGCATCGACGTCTGGCTCCGCGCGCACGCCTCCTGCCCGCTCTGCCGCGCCGCCGTCGCGCTCCCGCCCCCCGTCTCCTCCCCGCTCCGCTCGGCCCGACGCGTCCGCCCCAGCCTCGACgacctcctcttcttccacccCGTGCCGCCGCCTCCCCAGAACGACGCCGGCGCGCTGCCGGAGATCACGCCGGCCAGCCCCGATGAGCTCAACCCGAGGGACTTCCTCCTCAAGCGCTCCTACTCCTTCGGCTTCGAGCGCAACCTCGCCACGGAGGCCGCGTCCACAGCATCCCCTTCCTGGCGCTACcgcttgggcggcggcggcggagacggcgcCAGCGGCCGCGGCCGAAGCTTCTGGAGCAAGCGCTGGCCGTCTCCATTCGGCGGCGTCGGGGGCTCCGCGGCGGCCGCAGCCCGTGTCTTCTCGTTCCGCTCGGCCACGGGCAAGTCCTCCCCCTTCGCCCGCCGCCGCGCCGGCGCAGCCCCGGCAGCAGGCGGGTTCTTCATGTCCCTGTCCTCGGAGCCCCCGTCCATCGCCGCGGCGAGGCGGAGCAACCGCCCGTCGAGCCGGCTCCGGTGCGGGGACCCCGAGGCGCTGCTCTCGCCGGACCGCCTCAGCCGCTGA